A genome region from Eurosta solidaginis isolate ZX-2024a chromosome 2, ASM4086904v1, whole genome shotgun sequence includes the following:
- the LOC137242864 gene encoding uncharacterized protein produces the protein MLKHQFDIVPFSILIFLTSSCLVAGISKRGSCPDIAYERSVNLKGFKGTWYLQSVFPPEKLVLYRCQKSDYILGNSDNPEVKDFQISNEDGTVDHRTRTLILVSEGQVQFEYDGDAWPVNHKILNVDYEKYVIFYYCHEFSRRYSEYISIYTRDLKPSNKVKKVYLNALKDKGISTKELVPALHKDCGGYGESVTKQLKKLLKEREKQAKKAEGVKC, from the exons TGTCcctttttcaattttaatttttttgacatcaTCATGTTTGGTGGCCGGAATTTCAAAACGAGGTTCGTGTCCAGATATAGCATATGAAAGAAGCGTGAACTTAAAAGGG TTCAAAGGTACCTGGTATTTGCAAAGTGTATTTCCTCCCGAGAAGCTTGTACTTTACCGCTGCCAAAAAAGTGATTACATTCTTGGAAATAGCGATAACCCTGAAGTAAAAGACTTCCAAATAAGTAATGAAGA CGGGACCGTAGATCATAGAACCAGGACACTTATATTAGTTTCGGAGGGACAAGTTCAATTTGAATATGATGGAGACG cTTGGCCTGTTAATCACAAAATTCTAAATGTTGATTACGAAAAATATGTCATCTTCTATTACTGCCATGAATTTTCGCGTAGATACTCCG AATACATTTCGATATATACACGAGACCTTAAACCGTCcaataaagttaaaaaagttTACTTGAATGCTTTAAAAGACAAAGGTATTTCCACGAAGGAACTCGTACCGGCCCTTCATAAGGATTGCGGAGGTTATGGAGAGTCAGTCACAAAGCAGCTGAAGAAGCTGCTTAAAGAACGGGAGAAACAGGCGAAAAAGGCGGAAGGTGTTAAgtgttaa